A stretch of Leptospira bouyouniensis DNA encodes these proteins:
- a CDS encoding lipoprotein LipL71 yields MLKKKKTSVFLSALVLFGAGFVNCSQELPLKELALAKSQVERAERLSAEEFAPEEFSEAKKNLVAANEFAAEEKASESKKSADYSISKAYDALEKTLPKLAAKSREEAVAAIDAADEAYASEYTPEEYKRAVSARDAGETKLAQADASLASYLREDKDESAKELKRTVALQEYEDAHNQFQEASKISVEAKKVALEKSGGALVKSADEVDVLLDKAASYSKAGNPAIDEEKARVASAREDIQAGKLKSADEKIKTARLASASLLQDSIKDHAKNRNAQAREVVEDANVRFGELNAETYLKSNAKESYASTQENLGASNESLQASGNLLEQDKFEDSITQSEEAIRLAEISIDQIETLKGKNNVAKKDRKTVETDNTTTETKEPKATSAQVEELSGGWKRYTVEKSNPADCLWRIADREDIYSDAKLWPRIFEANRKNIRNKNLIYPKQKLNIPPKTGKIGKAPKE; encoded by the coding sequence GACATCCGTCTTTCTCTCCGCTTTGGTATTGTTCGGAGCAGGATTTGTTAACTGCTCACAAGAACTACCACTGAAAGAATTAGCTTTGGCAAAGTCACAAGTGGAACGTGCTGAAAGACTTTCAGCCGAAGAGTTTGCCCCTGAAGAATTCAGTGAAGCTAAGAAAAACCTAGTTGCTGCCAATGAATTTGCTGCCGAAGAAAAAGCATCAGAATCAAAGAAGAGTGCTGATTATTCAATCTCTAAGGCATATGATGCGTTAGAAAAAACTTTGCCTAAGTTAGCGGCTAAGTCCCGTGAAGAAGCAGTTGCTGCAATTGACGCTGCAGACGAAGCATACGCATCTGAATACACTCCTGAAGAATATAAAAGAGCTGTGAGTGCAAGAGATGCTGGGGAAACAAAATTAGCCCAAGCCGATGCAAGTCTTGCCTCTTACCTACGTGAAGACAAAGACGAATCTGCAAAAGAATTAAAAAGAACTGTTGCTTTACAAGAATATGAAGATGCACATAACCAATTCCAAGAAGCATCTAAGATCAGTGTAGAAGCAAAAAAAGTAGCACTTGAAAAATCGGGTGGTGCATTGGTGAAATCTGCTGATGAAGTGGATGTGTTACTCGATAAAGCAGCATCGTATTCAAAAGCAGGAAACCCTGCCATTGATGAAGAAAAAGCAAGGGTTGCATCCGCAAGAGAAGACATCCAAGCTGGCAAATTAAAATCTGCTGACGAAAAAATCAAAACGGCAAGATTGGCTTCTGCATCTTTATTACAAGATTCCATTAAAGACCATGCAAAAAATCGCAACGCACAAGCAAGAGAAGTTGTAGAAGATGCAAATGTTCGTTTTGGTGAATTAAATGCGGAAACATATTTGAAATCAAATGCAAAAGAATCGTATGCAAGTACCCAAGAAAACTTAGGTGCTTCTAATGAATCTTTACAAGCATCAGGTAACCTTTTAGAACAAGATAAGTTTGAAGATTCGATTACACAATCCGAAGAAGCGATACGTTTGGCTGAAATTTCAATTGATCAAATTGAAACCTTAAAAGGTAAAAATAACGTTGCTAAAAAAGATCGTAAAACAGTGGAAACTGATAATACGACAACTGAAACAAAGGAACCAAAAGCTACTTCTGCGCAAGTGGAAGAATTGTCTGGCGGATGGAAACGATATACAGTTGAAAAATCAAATCCAGCAGATTGCCTTTGGAGAATTGCAGATCGTGAAGACATCTACAGCGATGCAAAACTTTGGCCAAGAATTTTCGAAGCGAATCGTAAAAACATTCGTAACAAAAATTTAATTTATCCAAAACAAAAATTGAATATCCCTCCAAAAACGGGAAAAATCGGAAAAGCTCCTAAGGAGTAA
- the nadC gene encoding carboxylating nicotinate-nucleotide diphosphorylase: protein MNRGYTSPVTEISEKDFETLVQIALDEDIPAGDITTDTLFKDDETCSAVLLAKEEGILCGIAVIPCLIHKTKANVTWTHILSDGDSLSKGTVIGELKGTLAGILKMERILLNFIQYLSGIATNANRVAKQFPNLLILDTRKTLPGYRKLAKYAVYTGGGANHRLNLSEMAMLKDNHIAKAGSIQIAVQMVREKNPGKKIELEIDGIFQLDDAIKAKPDIILLDNFSDEDTEKAICLLKEKAPEIRIECSGGITPEKLNFLSKFDGIGVSMGYLTHTVKFLDISLDIK, encoded by the coding sequence ATGAACCGAGGATACACTTCTCCAGTCACAGAAATCTCAGAAAAAGACTTTGAAACACTTGTACAAATTGCATTGGATGAAGATATACCTGCAGGTGATATCACAACAGACACTTTGTTCAAAGATGATGAGACATGTTCTGCTGTATTGCTTGCAAAAGAAGAAGGCATTTTATGTGGAATTGCAGTGATCCCATGTCTCATTCATAAAACTAAAGCGAATGTCACTTGGACTCACATATTATCTGATGGAGACAGTTTATCCAAAGGCACTGTGATTGGTGAACTCAAAGGTACTCTTGCTGGGATTCTCAAAATGGAACGAATTTTGCTGAATTTCATCCAATACTTATCGGGGATTGCAACCAATGCAAACCGAGTGGCAAAACAGTTTCCTAATTTACTCATCCTTGATACAAGAAAAACCCTTCCTGGATATCGGAAACTTGCTAAGTATGCGGTGTATACAGGAGGTGGTGCGAACCACCGTTTGAATTTGTCTGAGATGGCGATGTTAAAAGACAATCATATCGCTAAAGCAGGATCAATTCAAATTGCTGTTCAAATGGTACGAGAAAAGAATCCGGGTAAAAAAATTGAATTAGAAATTGATGGAATTTTCCAATTGGATGATGCAATTAAAGCAAAGCCAGATATCATTTTACTCGATAACTTTTCAGATGAAGATACAGAAAAAGCAATTTGTTTGTTAAAAGAAAAAGCTCCTGAGATAAGGATTGAATGTTCTGGTGGGATCACACCGGAAAAGTTAAACTTTTTGTCTAAGTTTGATGGGATTGGAGTGAGTATGGGATATTTAACACATACAGTCAAATTTTTAGATATTAGTTTGGATATAAAATAA
- a CDS encoding RelA/SpoT family protein: MGLYQDIKDKQELFEAVQKRLGPEKAQLIEKAYHIADKMHEGQKRLSGEPYIIHPMNVASVLDDLGLDERAIAAGLLHDVVEDTSYSKEDMAREFGEDIAALVEGVTKISEIKSQSKETEAAENIRKMLLATIKDVRVMLIKLADKTHNVRTLKFQPEEKQKRIAKEVLSLYAPIAGRLGVYKVKFELEDLAFQSLHPEEYQEIKKRVSAKKSERDEYIEKIKIILKQRLAEINIDARIDGRAKHFYSIYRKMVTKEKSFSEIFDLRAVRIIANEIKDCYGVLGIVHTLWTPIPGRFKDYIATPKTNLYQSLHTTVFGPDGRPMEVQIRTKEMNAIAENGVAAHWAYKESTNLSKSSIILQNGVENAFRMKWLEILKSWQDPSLDSKEFMEELQYDLHEDEVFVFTPKGEIIEMPKGATVLDYAFRIHTDVGLHARGGKVNGRMVTLRTELKSGDQVEIITEKNSKPSPIWLRIVKTSGARQKLRAYFRKLQEDSQKETIGSVLEASNPNFDENTIKEIKKVKIKKPTKPNTNQEETKEFGISVAGWNDVPVRVASCCTPIPGDEIIGFITRGRGVSVHKKDCSTATKQLEWMKTIPVRWEGPGEPIPIQIEVRAKDVQGIYLSMVESISSTETNILEAGASSHPNGTLTAKFMLEVDHLDQLKEILENLRMIQGVVFAERVKK, translated from the coding sequence ATGGGCCTATATCAGGATATCAAAGACAAACAGGAGTTATTTGAAGCTGTCCAAAAAAGGCTTGGTCCTGAAAAAGCACAATTAATTGAAAAGGCCTATCATATCGCTGACAAAATGCATGAAGGACAAAAAAGGTTATCCGGTGAGCCTTATATTATCCATCCAATGAATGTCGCATCGGTCTTAGATGATTTAGGACTCGATGAACGGGCGATTGCAGCTGGACTCTTACATGATGTTGTCGAAGATACGAGTTATTCAAAAGAAGATATGGCTCGTGAGTTTGGTGAAGACATCGCGGCACTTGTAGAAGGTGTAACAAAAATTTCCGAAATTAAATCACAATCAAAGGAAACCGAAGCAGCCGAAAACATTCGAAAGATGTTACTTGCGACTATTAAAGATGTGAGAGTGATGCTCATCAAACTTGCAGATAAAACTCATAATGTTCGCACATTAAAATTCCAACCAGAAGAAAAACAAAAACGAATCGCAAAAGAAGTTTTATCTCTTTATGCTCCAATAGCAGGTAGGCTTGGTGTCTATAAAGTTAAATTTGAATTAGAGGATTTAGCCTTTCAGTCATTACACCCAGAAGAATACCAAGAAATCAAAAAAAGGGTATCGGCTAAAAAATCCGAGAGAGACGAATATATTGAAAAAATAAAAATTATCCTTAAACAAAGGTTAGCTGAGATTAATATTGACGCAAGGATCGATGGACGGGCAAAACATTTTTATTCAATCTATCGTAAGATGGTGACAAAAGAAAAATCATTCTCGGAGATTTTTGACTTACGCGCTGTTCGGATCATTGCGAATGAAATCAAAGATTGTTATGGTGTACTTGGGATTGTACATACGTTATGGACTCCAATCCCTGGACGATTTAAGGACTACATTGCCACTCCAAAAACCAATTTGTACCAGTCTTTGCACACAACTGTTTTTGGTCCTGATGGTAGACCTATGGAAGTTCAAATCCGAACCAAAGAGATGAATGCCATTGCAGAGAATGGCGTTGCCGCACATTGGGCCTACAAAGAATCTACAAATCTTTCTAAATCATCTATAATCCTACAAAATGGTGTGGAAAATGCTTTCCGCATGAAATGGCTTGAAATACTCAAATCTTGGCAAGATCCAAGTCTCGACTCAAAAGAGTTTATGGAGGAATTACAATACGACCTTCATGAGGATGAGGTATTTGTTTTCACTCCCAAAGGTGAAATCATTGAAATGCCAAAAGGGGCAACAGTTTTAGATTATGCATTTCGAATCCATACTGATGTTGGGTTACATGCAAGAGGCGGAAAAGTCAATGGTAGGATGGTTACGTTACGTACTGAATTAAAATCGGGTGACCAAGTAGAAATCATAACGGAAAAAAATTCCAAACCTTCGCCTATTTGGCTAAGGATCGTAAAAACCTCTGGCGCCAGACAGAAGTTACGTGCCTATTTCCGAAAACTTCAAGAAGATTCTCAGAAAGAAACGATTGGGTCAGTCTTAGAAGCATCGAATCCGAACTTTGACGAAAATACGATCAAAGAGATAAAAAAAGTAAAAATTAAAAAACCAACCAAACCAAATACAAACCAAGAAGAAACGAAAGAATTTGGGATATCAGTTGCAGGTTGGAATGATGTTCCCGTGAGAGTAGCATCATGTTGTACTCCGATTCCAGGTGATGAAATCATTGGTTTTATCACACGAGGTAGGGGAGTGAGTGTTCATAAAAAGGACTGCTCAACTGCTACAAAACAATTGGAGTGGATGAAAACAATTCCGGTTCGTTGGGAAGGACCTGGTGAACCAATCCCCATTCAAATTGAAGTCCGTGCAAAGGATGTACAAGGTATTTATTTGTCGATGGTTGAGTCTATTTCTAGTACCGAGACTAATATTTTGGAAGCTGGGGCTTCTTCTCATCCGAATGGAACACTTACCGCCAAGTTTATGTTAGAAGTAGATCATTTGGACCAATTAAAAGAGATATTAGAAAACTTGAGGATGATCCAAGGTGTTGTTTTTGCAGAGCGGGTCAAAAAATAA
- a CDS encoding alpha-amylase family glycosyl hydrolase yields MKHPFHQIHLYEIGSRLFCVKNGKQIQDLTNEIQKKTLFSWADEIWLMGVWKNSPSSQKIAQTMPELQVGYRKIRSKLKQDDVYGSPYSIYEYVPDPLLCESPDLTDIQKWFHSQNKKLILDFVPNHMAIDSPIVLENPNLFLKTEEPNDSKNTFIHPNGIRYYHGKDPYFDGWTDTIQWDFSNSEVERYHIQLLKKIAKQCDGVRCDMAMLPLPNVFEKTFGKKSVYHWKNIIHTIKEEYPEFKFYAEVYWGLEETLQTLGFDATYDKSFYDLLFHQNLEYVYQSIQKRSSTSLIQFLENHDENRAYDTFGLQSKTYFGLLSASPSTILLYDGQELGLSKKIPVQMIVADEEEPVPTIESFYTNALSIIQKRSKSLEHNDIQYFEYNQLPIFARLLYSEYQMELFIWNFNQVSVSGWIPYQEGLYYKEELTDIVSGNVFSQEKKEEGIYFQLNPNQLQWFIF; encoded by the coding sequence ATGAAACATCCCTTCCATCAAATCCATTTGTACGAGATAGGCTCAAGGCTTTTTTGTGTAAAAAACGGGAAACAAATTCAGGATCTTACAAATGAAATTCAAAAAAAGACTCTATTCTCCTGGGCTGATGAAATCTGGCTAATGGGTGTTTGGAAAAATAGCCCAAGCTCTCAAAAAATCGCCCAAACCATGCCGGAATTGCAAGTTGGTTACCGCAAGATACGATCAAAGTTAAAGCAAGATGATGTCTATGGATCACCGTATTCGATTTATGAATATGTACCAGATCCCTTACTATGTGAGTCTCCCGACCTGACAGATATTCAAAAATGGTTTCATTCACAAAACAAAAAACTAATTTTAGATTTTGTTCCGAATCATATGGCAATCGATTCCCCAATCGTTTTAGAAAATCCAAATTTATTTTTAAAAACGGAAGAACCAAACGATTCAAAAAATACATTTATACATCCCAATGGAATTCGATATTATCATGGAAAAGATCCATATTTTGACGGATGGACCGATACCATTCAATGGGATTTTTCTAATTCTGAAGTTGAAAGATACCATATTCAATTATTAAAAAAGATCGCCAAACAATGTGACGGTGTTCGCTGTGATATGGCGATGTTACCGTTACCCAATGTTTTTGAAAAAACATTTGGTAAAAAATCAGTTTATCATTGGAAAAATATAATTCACACGATAAAAGAGGAATACCCTGAATTTAAATTCTATGCAGAAGTATATTGGGGTTTGGAGGAAACTCTACAAACACTTGGCTTTGATGCAACATATGACAAATCTTTCTATGATTTGTTGTTTCACCAAAACCTAGAGTATGTTTATCAATCAATCCAAAAACGTTCGTCTACTTCACTTATTCAGTTTTTAGAAAATCATGATGAAAACAGAGCATATGATACATTCGGTCTGCAATCCAAAACATACTTTGGTTTATTATCTGCAAGTCCTAGCACGATCCTTCTCTATGATGGACAAGAACTTGGACTATCAAAAAAAATTCCCGTACAAATGATTGTTGCTGATGAAGAAGAACCTGTACCAACTATCGAATCCTTTTATACGAATGCATTGTCAATCATTCAAAAAAGGTCAAAAAGTTTAGAACACAATGATATTCAATATTTTGAATACAACCAACTCCCCATTTTTGCAAGATTGTTGTATTCGGAATACCAAATGGAACTATTCATTTGGAATTTTAATCAGGTTTCTGTCTCAGGATGGATTCCATACCAAGAAGGACTGTATTACAAAGAAGAACTAACTGATATTGTAAGTGGAAATGTTTTTTCACAGGAAAAAAAAGAAGAAGGAATATATTTCCAATTAAATCCTAACCAATTACAGTGGTTTATTTTTTGA
- a CDS encoding extracellular solute-binding protein — protein MFHKLVQYHMVRSQVIKFVLFGFISMLPFLFFQNCSEEDTKESLSRVIEQPWDGDLNSIPKALQVKNPVADPKAKKGGRIRIYSHQFPKSLNYYLDQFTTTARIFTSLYEPLTAYHPLTLETIPHLAKEWKISPDKKKFTFYLDGNARWSDGKPVTADDVIFTYDTIMNPKNGTAVFRISLSRFLKPIKIDDLTVVFEAKEVHWNNFNDIASSIFILPKHHFEGKDFNKENMEFPVVSGPYKITEVKKNRYIKLERRGDWWQRAYPFNEGRNNFDQIVYKVYNEEAVALQAFKKGDIDIYPVYSAFVWVEEAKGEAFDKNWIAKQRIFNLKPIGFQGWAMNSRRPIFSDKRVREAMNLLVDRKLMIDKLAYGEYDPTNSYYPDFYLGGEKNPNVPTEFDLEKARKLLSDAGWKPNAEGILEKDGKPFQFSILDRDKKTEKYFTVFLEKAKEVGIRASIDTLDLAAWSERVDKFDFDMTWAAWGSGIFKDPESQWLSKYADEQGQPNLPGLKLPAVDKLIEKQKTEFSVSKRNEILKEIDRIVYKEYPYVLLWHLPSTRLLYWQKYGMPSLPLGKYGDESFSSDYWWYDEEKDKKLTESFTKKEKFIDYESIIRWK, from the coding sequence ATGTTTCATAAATTAGTTCAATACCATATGGTTCGTTCCCAAGTAATCAAGTTTGTTTTGTTTGGTTTCATTTCTATGTTACCATTTCTATTTTTCCAAAACTGCTCGGAAGAGGACACGAAAGAGTCACTCAGTCGGGTGATTGAGCAACCTTGGGATGGAGATCTGAATTCCATTCCAAAAGCCTTACAGGTAAAAAATCCAGTGGCTGATCCAAAGGCAAAAAAAGGTGGAAGGATTCGAATTTATTCCCATCAATTTCCTAAGTCACTTAACTATTATTTGGACCAATTTACAACAACAGCTCGTATCTTTACAAGTTTATATGAGCCACTCACTGCTTATCATCCACTCACTTTAGAAACGATTCCTCACTTAGCAAAGGAATGGAAAATTTCTCCAGATAAAAAGAAATTTACGTTTTATTTAGATGGCAATGCTCGTTGGTCGGATGGAAAACCTGTCACTGCGGATGATGTCATCTTCACTTACGATACAATTATGAACCCTAAAAATGGAACTGCGGTATTTAGGATTTCACTTTCACGTTTCCTAAAACCTATTAAAATTGATGATCTAACAGTTGTATTCGAAGCAAAAGAAGTACATTGGAATAATTTTAACGATATCGCCTCCTCTATTTTTATCTTACCAAAACATCATTTTGAAGGAAAAGATTTTAACAAAGAAAATATGGAATTCCCTGTAGTTTCTGGCCCATACAAAATTACAGAAGTAAAAAAGAATCGATACATCAAATTAGAAAGAAGAGGAGATTGGTGGCAAAGGGCTTATCCTTTCAACGAAGGTAGAAACAATTTTGATCAGATTGTTTATAAAGTTTATAATGAAGAAGCAGTCGCTTTACAGGCTTTCAAAAAAGGAGATATAGACATTTATCCTGTATATTCTGCTTTTGTATGGGTAGAAGAAGCAAAAGGTGAAGCATTTGATAAAAACTGGATCGCCAAACAAAGAATTTTTAATTTAAAACCAATTGGTTTCCAGGGCTGGGCAATGAATTCCAGACGGCCAATTTTTTCTGATAAACGAGTGCGAGAAGCAATGAACTTACTTGTAGATCGGAAACTTATGATCGACAAACTGGCGTATGGTGAGTATGATCCAACCAATAGTTATTATCCAGATTTTTATTTAGGTGGAGAAAAAAATCCAAATGTTCCAACTGAATTTGATCTCGAAAAGGCAAGGAAATTGTTATCGGATGCCGGTTGGAAACCAAATGCAGAAGGAATCTTAGAAAAAGATGGAAAACCATTTCAATTTTCGATTTTAGATCGTGATAAAAAAACAGAAAAATATTTTACAGTTTTTTTGGAAAAGGCAAAAGAAGTGGGGATTCGCGCATCAATTGATACACTTGATTTAGCCGCATGGAGTGAGCGAGTTGATAAATTCGATTTTGATATGACTTGGGCGGCATGGGGTTCTGGAATATTTAAAGATCCGGAATCTCAATGGTTATCAAAGTATGCTGATGAACAAGGCCAACCCAATTTACCTGGTCTTAAACTTCCTGCAGTAGACAAACTCATCGAAAAACAAAAAACTGAATTTTCAGTTTCCAAACGGAATGAAATCCTTAAGGAAATAGATCGAATTGTCTATAAAGAATACCCATATGTGTTACTTTGGCACTTGCCAAGTACAAGACTTTTGTATTGGCAAAAATACGGAATGCCATCTTTACCTTTAGGAAAGTATGGAGATGAAAGTTTTTCTTCGGATTATTGGTGGTATGATGAGGAAAAGGATAAGAAGCTAACCGAATCATTTACCAAAAAAGAAAAGTTTATCGATTATGAATCTATTATTCGTTGGAAATAA
- a CDS encoding polyphenol oxidase family protein, which produces MRKEINLSYGNVIYGTIGKEALSKGFQNGIVEHKTIQMFPKNPKEWVSYTNDMIRTQLRKKWILVYSLNQVHGDTIQQIDPSLSSMNFNALQEGDALFSYQKDQVLVVRTADCVPVFVHSIKRPFVAVIHSGWKGTKLGITENLLDQLLRVGFGLDELRLELGPYIQQNNYEVGEDVATFFKDLGESVCKPKGQGKYLLDVGLAIEKRVKRKFGDAINITNDQTEVYQTPQFFSHRAKEEGRNLNFILWES; this is translated from the coding sequence ATGAGAAAGGAAATTAATCTCTCCTATGGAAATGTGATTTATGGAACCATTGGAAAAGAAGCGTTGAGTAAAGGTTTTCAAAATGGAATAGTTGAACATAAAACAATTCAAATGTTTCCAAAAAATCCCAAGGAATGGGTTTCCTATACAAATGATATGATTCGAACTCAGCTTAGAAAAAAATGGATCCTTGTATATAGTTTAAACCAAGTGCATGGTGATACCATCCAGCAAATTGATCCTTCTCTTTCTTCTATGAATTTCAATGCATTACAGGAGGGTGATGCTCTCTTTAGTTACCAAAAAGACCAAGTTTTGGTAGTGAGAACCGCCGATTGTGTTCCTGTATTTGTGCATTCCATTAAACGTCCATTCGTCGCCGTTATTCATTCCGGATGGAAAGGAACAAAACTTGGGATCACAGAGAATTTGTTGGATCAATTGTTAAGAGTTGGATTTGGTTTGGATGAGTTACGATTGGAGCTTGGTCCCTATATACAACAAAATAATTATGAAGTGGGTGAAGACGTAGCCACCTTTTTTAAAGATTTGGGAGAGAGTGTGTGCAAACCCAAAGGACAAGGTAAATACCTTTTGGATGTCGGTCTTGCCATTGAAAAGAGAGTGAAACGGAAGTTCGGTGATGCAATCAACATCACCAATGATCAAACAGAAGTTTACCAAACCCCTCAATTCTTTAGCCACAGGGCAAAAGAAGAGGGTAGGAATTTAAACTTTATACTTTGGGAATCTTGA
- a CDS encoding response regulator, with product MQAGIGPTGRPYQILIAENSKFQSKQLQQILESEGFKIIGIAETGKELLKMYKENRQQIDLVTIEIFLPEVDGYAAFWDMKEMGVLPRVLFISEENTPSVIKALLENGAMDYIVKPIKREKILEKIKETLIKIPKV from the coding sequence ATGCAAGCAGGCATAGGACCGACAGGCAGACCATATCAGATTCTCATCGCCGAGAATTCCAAATTCCAGTCCAAACAACTCCAACAGATTTTGGAATCAGAAGGTTTCAAAATCATTGGAATTGCCGAAACCGGGAAAGAACTCTTAAAGATGTACAAGGAAAATCGCCAACAGATAGACCTTGTTACCATCGAAATTTTTTTACCAGAAGTTGATGGATATGCAGCATTTTGGGACATGAAAGAAATGGGTGTTTTACCACGGGTCCTTTTTATCTCGGAAGAAAACACACCGTCTGTCATCAAAGCTCTACTTGAAAATGGTGCAATGGATTACATTGTAAAACCAATCAAACGAGAAAAAATCTTAGAAAAAATCAAAGAAACCCTCATCAAGATTCCCAAAGTATAA
- the leuB gene encoding 3-isopropylmalate dehydrogenase produces the protein MKKVAVLAGDGIGPEVMEVALQVVGKALGNKASDFSFEHALVGGAAIDATGFPLPEETLKLCEKANAIFFGSVGGPKWESLPPDRQPERGALLPLRKHFDLFANLRPAIIYPELKKASPIRGDIIGDGLDILILRELTSGIYFGKPKGREGSGAEEFAFDTMRYSRREIERIARTAFEAARKRNKKVTSIDKANVLTTSVLWREVVVELHKKEYSDCILEHLYVDNAAMQLIVKPKQFDVMLCENMFGDILSDEASIITGSIGMLPSASLSESGFGLYEPSGGSAPDIAGKGIANPIAQILSGALMLRYSFGMETEAVSIENAIRTVLKKGFRTRDIAEEGTTVLGTKEIGVEIEKALG, from the coding sequence ATGAAAAAAGTAGCAGTTCTTGCCGGTGATGGAATCGGTCCAGAAGTTATGGAAGTCGCCCTACAAGTTGTAGGGAAAGCATTAGGAAACAAAGCGAGTGATTTCAGCTTTGAACACGCATTAGTTGGTGGAGCTGCCATAGATGCAACAGGTTTCCCACTTCCAGAAGAAACTTTAAAACTTTGTGAGAAAGCAAATGCAATCTTTTTTGGCTCTGTAGGTGGACCAAAATGGGAAAGCCTTCCTCCTGATAGACAACCAGAACGTGGAGCACTCCTACCTCTCCGCAAACATTTTGATTTATTTGCAAACCTTCGCCCAGCAATCATTTACCCAGAGTTAAAAAAGGCAAGTCCCATCCGTGGAGACATCATTGGCGATGGTCTTGATATCTTAATCTTAAGAGAACTAACATCAGGTATTTATTTTGGAAAACCAAAAGGAAGAGAAGGTAGTGGAGCAGAAGAATTTGCCTTTGACACTATGCGATATTCTAGAAGAGAAATCGAAAGAATTGCACGTACAGCATTTGAAGCCGCAAGAAAACGAAATAAAAAAGTAACCAGTATTGATAAAGCAAACGTTCTCACTACTTCTGTATTATGGAGAGAAGTGGTTGTGGAACTTCATAAAAAAGAATACTCTGATTGTATATTGGAACATTTGTATGTGGACAATGCAGCAATGCAACTCATCGTAAAACCGAAACAATTTGATGTCATGTTATGTGAAAATATGTTTGGAGACATTCTTTCAGATGAGGCTTCGATCATCACTGGATCCATTGGAATGTTACCATCAGCCTCACTTTCAGAGTCTGGTTTTGGATTATATGAACCATCTGGTGGTTCGGCTCCAGATATCGCGGGCAAAGGAATTGCCAACCCAATTGCACAAATCCTTTCAGGGGCACTGATGTTACGATATTCTTTCGGAATGGAAACGGAAGCAGTTTCGATCGAAAATGCGATTCGGACTGTTTTAAAGAAAGGGTTTCGTACTAGGGACATTGCCGAAGAAGGCACAACCGTTCTTGGAACCAAAGAAATTGGTGTTGAAATCGAAAAGGCACTTGGATAA